A stretch of the Spirochaetota bacterium genome encodes the following:
- a CDS encoding PQQ-binding-like beta-propeller repeat protein, with amino-acid sequence MSEKGTSENRGDTTQQTGLRLLPGIIIVVIQLLLRFVLPVIEPDGLMIAMFSGMLGGPALIVWWCFFSRARAFERWLAPVLAIVSLVAVSFFLDISIATANMGMMFMMFATPAMSLAFVLWAVIGSRLSALPRRTAMVISILLASAPWLFLRTDGMDGSANQSFNWRWAPTLESRLLAKGDEATVPAEAGTKAAWPGFRGENRDSIVRGISIATNWKSSPPKQLWRRSIGPGCSSMAVSGNMLFTQEQLGEHEAVSCYDITSGRPVWKHRDKARFYDSHAGAGPRATPTIAGRRVYTLGATGIVNALDMKTGSVIWTRNASTDGSVKNLNWGFAASPLVIGDIVIVSVSGKLSAYDAANGIVRWSLPDGGNSYSSPHLLAINGVPQIVHVSMAGAQSVAPETGKQLWNYAWKLEDRILQPALIAPNDLMLSSDGEQSVRRVHVALNSGKWSVTDVWSSTEMKLNFNDFVVHKGYAYGFHGPSIACIDIRNGKRVWKGERYRGWIVLLADEDMMLVLSEKGALALVAAKPDAFTELASISVLKGKTWNHPALAGDVLVVRNASEMAAYRLPLLGK; translated from the coding sequence ATGTCGGAAAAAGGAACATCGGAGAACAGGGGCGATACTACTCAGCAAACAGGTCTGCGATTATTGCCAGGCATAATTATTGTTGTCATTCAATTGCTGCTGCGATTCGTTCTTCCTGTCATAGAACCCGACGGGCTCATGATAGCGATGTTCTCCGGCATGCTCGGCGGACCGGCGCTCATTGTCTGGTGGTGTTTTTTCAGCCGCGCACGAGCTTTTGAGCGATGGCTTGCCCCGGTTCTCGCGATAGTATCCCTTGTCGCCGTGTCGTTCTTTCTCGACATATCGATAGCGACGGCGAACATGGGCATGATGTTCATGATGTTCGCAACGCCGGCCATGTCATTGGCGTTCGTTCTCTGGGCGGTTATCGGCAGCCGTCTTTCGGCACTTCCCCGCCGAACGGCTATGGTCATCAGCATTCTCCTCGCATCGGCTCCCTGGCTCTTCCTCCGCACCGACGGCATGGACGGGAGCGCGAATCAATCGTTCAATTGGCGCTGGGCCCCGACACTGGAAAGCCGCCTCCTTGCGAAAGGCGATGAAGCCACCGTGCCCGCGGAAGCGGGTACAAAAGCGGCGTGGCCGGGATTTCGCGGCGAGAACCGCGACAGCATCGTCCGCGGCATATCGATAGCGACGAATTGGAAGTCATCACCGCCGAAACAGCTCTGGCGCAGAAGTATCGGTCCCGGCTGTTCGTCCATGGCGGTGAGCGGGAATATGCTCTTCACGCAGGAACAGCTCGGCGAGCATGAGGCCGTGTCCTGCTATGATATCACGAGCGGCAGGCCCGTCTGGAAGCACCGCGACAAAGCGCGATTCTACGATTCGCATGCCGGTGCGGGCCCCCGTGCGACACCGACCATCGCCGGAAGACGCGTATACACGCTCGGTGCCACCGGCATTGTGAATGCGCTCGATATGAAAACCGGCTCGGTCATATGGACGCGCAATGCCTCGACCGACGGCAGTGTGAAAAATCTCAATTGGGGTTTCGCCGCGTCGCCGCTCGTCATTGGAGATATCGTCATTGTTTCCGTTTCCGGAAAGCTTTCCGCGTATGATGCAGCGAACGGCATCGTGCGCTGGTCGCTTCCCGATGGAGGCAACAGCTACAGCTCGCCGCATCTTCTTGCCATCAACGGGGTTCCGCAGATAGTGCATGTGAGCATGGCCGGAGCGCAGAGTGTCGCGCCTGAAACCGGAAAGCAGCTCTGGAACTATGCCTGGAAACTCGAGGACCGTATCCTTCAGCCTGCGCTCATTGCCCCGAACGATCTTATGCTGAGCTCCGACGGTGAACAGAGCGTACGCCGCGTACATGTCGCGCTCAACAGCGGAAAGTGGTCGGTCACGGATGTATGGTCATCGACGGAGATGAAACTTAACTTCAACGACTTTGTCGTTCACAAGGGATATGCGTACGGTTTTCACGGGCCGAGCATAGCCTGCATCGATATCAGGAACGGCAAGCGTGTATGGAAAGGCGAACGCTACCGCGGATGGATAGTGCTCCTTGCCGATGAGGACATGATGCTGGTGCTGTCGGAAAAAGGTGCATTAGCCCTTGTCGCAGCGAAGCCCGATGCCTTCACCGAACTTGCGAGCATAAGTGTTCTCAAGGGAAAAACATGGAATCATCCCGCGCTGGCAGGCGATGTGCTTGTCGTGCGCAATGCGTCCGAGATGGCCGCGTATCGGCTTCCGCTTCTCGGCAAATAA
- a CDS encoding AraC family transcriptional regulator, with product MAVGKGISPASIDASRIDSFIEKLGRNTSKSIALGGTDAGMISLGFWRPPDGTHAIQGRFPNFALLYLLRGNARFTDKDGEHHLRPGSLVYRTPGTHRFLYDDIPSWMEFFIQLSPALYNAAPQICPPERIAAVPITDDLLDALHRFIAEFDTTLPHSVLLAKVYAVLGMFNERIVSTPSPADRIHTAAAAIENHLADDIDLEAISAASGMSYDLFRKEFKRVTGTSPMQYRLRKRIERAQVLLANGAASASEVAHRVGYADIFTFFKQFKRITGITPKAYRRSLGRG from the coding sequence ATGGCGGTCGGCAAAGGTATATCACCGGCGAGCATCGATGCATCGCGAATAGACAGTTTCATCGAGAAACTCGGGCGAAACACCTCAAAATCGATCGCCTTGGGCGGCACGGATGCCGGCATGATATCGCTCGGGTTCTGGAGACCGCCGGACGGCACACACGCCATACAGGGAAGATTCCCCAATTTCGCGCTCCTCTATCTCCTCCGCGGGAATGCACGCTTCACCGACAAGGACGGCGAGCATCATCTTCGGCCCGGATCGCTCGTATACCGTACACCCGGAACGCATAGATTCCTCTACGATGATATTCCTTCGTGGATGGAATTCTTCATTCAACTATCGCCCGCGCTCTATAACGCCGCACCGCAGATATGCCCGCCGGAACGCATCGCCGCAGTGCCGATCACGGACGATCTGCTTGATGCGCTCCATCGGTTCATCGCTGAATTCGACACCACGCTTCCGCATTCCGTTCTGCTTGCGAAGGTGTACGCTGTTCTCGGCATGTTCAATGAGCGCATCGTGTCAACACCGTCACCCGCGGACAGGATACACACCGCCGCTGCCGCGATCGAAAACCATCTCGCCGATGATATCGATCTTGAAGCGATATCCGCCGCATCGGGAATGAGCTATGACCTTTTCAGGAAAGAATTCAAACGGGTGACCGGCACATCACCCATGCAGTACCGGCTGCGCAAACGCATCGAGCGCGCGCAGGTGCTGCTTGCGAACGGCGCCGCAAGCGCAAGCGAGGTCGCTCATCGTGTCGGGTATGCCGATATTTTCACGTTCTTCAAGCAGTTCAAGCGCATCACCGGCATCACGCCGAAAGCGTATCGCCGGTCGCTCGGGCGCGGGTAA
- a CDS encoding ATP-binding cassette domain-containing protein, protein MMTQNAMGTLEVSDLSYSYIGRKLLSGIYLKCRIGDVIGVLGRNGAGKSTLLRTIYGMLPEAFKHVLINGSYFNTPFLSGKIAYCPQENFIPEHMRLSEAASFLSRELAASLKADARISSLWQHRFGSLSGGEKKYFEVLFLLHSPAEFILLDEPFTGISPIYQQDIIRTLTQWRTEKGFIITDHDYRTLMEVTTSRMIIITGSLHAFKSEADLRRYGYLPTGKIRREHRHAK, encoded by the coding sequence ATGATGACGCAAAACGCCATGGGAACACTTGAAGTGAGCGATCTATCATATTCGTATATCGGCAGAAAACTGCTGAGCGGGATATATCTGAAATGCCGGATCGGCGACGTGATCGGCGTTCTCGGCAGGAATGGTGCCGGGAAAAGCACTTTGCTTAGGACCATCTACGGCATGCTGCCGGAAGCCTTCAAGCATGTATTGATCAATGGATCTTATTTTAATACCCCGTTCCTTTCGGGGAAGATCGCATATTGCCCGCAGGAGAATTTCATTCCGGAGCATATGCGCCTGTCTGAAGCGGCATCATTCCTTTCCCGCGAACTCGCTGCATCGCTCAAGGCCGATGCCAGGATATCCTCCCTGTGGCAACATCGCTTCGGAAGCCTCTCCGGGGGAGAGAAGAAGTATTTTGAAGTCCTGTTCCTCCTGCATTCACCGGCGGAGTTCATACTGCTTGACGAACCGTTCACCGGAATATCCCCGATCTATCAGCAGGACATCATACGGACATTGACGCAATGGCGAACGGAGAAAGGATTCATCATTACCGATCATGACTATCGCACACTCATGGAAGTGACGACCTCGCGAATGATCATCATCACCGGCAGCCTGCATGCTTTCAAAAGCGAGGCGGACCTCCGCCGGTACGGATATCTCCCCACGGGGAAGATACGCCGAGAACATCGGCATGCGAAATAG
- a CDS encoding carbohydrate binding domain-containing protein: MGKTSSMRLTGFVFIIVSALFTVLPAIAAESDAALFPFVLPWDDSSPGIANISGWLHKPAGKFGTLRAGEDGHIYAGKERIRLRGVDITHAANFPTKEDAEKIAARMAKFGINIVRFHHMDQYPFPRGLYLRDSKHTRVFDPEALDRMDYYIAQLKKNGIYTYLCLLNYRPISAADGLPKEIEQAKGNSFQGRHAIGFFDKQIIDLQKEFAHNLLTHTNAYTGKPYTEEPAVAFVEVNNENGLFHILYGGIGNSGGIVGTFPELYLTQLRGLWNDWLMQKYGSDDRLRSSWNMNDSEAIGDEMIRNLNFAAGIDQWLLEQNAGAGASVSPTDDMPPNVSGKTMLIEVTKPGTQSWHIRFEQRDIAIAEGRMYTLDFWAKADSASTMDVCISMNRVPWKVLGMMNTMKLTPVWQRFHFVSRMGQADDTARLVFDPQMKKGSFWIAGVSLKPGGATVNTTDERLEGRRIPLVKGPGELTASAQRDWLTFLWDTEDRYWKTMKGYIKNDLGTKAMVIGTIVGCSTPNLMAQFDAIDSHGYWQHPAPWNSNNFTVGYASMVNDLGGLIPNLALRSVVGKPFCITEYAHCAPNTFVSEGDLIRGAYAGLQDWDYLSTSRFAHEARWDLGSICNFIDIDQHPTRMITLIPAGAMYLRGDVRAAKETVCTSITKDREIDILRTIGGRWDAVQGGHAGIPHATPLKHRTLIAVEDRSPPAGTLRPEQVTVGDDRIISDTGELDWDLRKKQRGVVTVNTAGSKAVIGYSGGNRYELGDVTIEPGPTRQDGWSAITVTRMEGDSSKGSRWLITATGYVENSKKGWTVVVDRIVGKENSWGEGPTMVEGIPARVSMPSAASRTEAWALDERGQRKTKVDIAADAKGNAVISIGPKHRTLWYEIGTR; this comes from the coding sequence ATGGGAAAAACATCATCGATGCGGCTGACGGGCTTCGTTTTTATTATTGTATCTGCTCTTTTTACCGTACTGCCGGCAATAGCAGCAGAATCGGATGCGGCCCTATTTCCCTTCGTGCTGCCCTGGGATGACTCGTCGCCCGGCATCGCTAATATCTCCGGCTGGCTGCATAAGCCCGCGGGCAAATTCGGGACGCTCCGCGCAGGCGAGGACGGACATATCTATGCCGGGAAGGAACGAATTCGTCTTCGCGGCGTGGACATCACCCATGCGGCGAATTTCCCGACCAAGGAAGATGCAGAGAAGATCGCGGCGCGCATGGCGAAATTCGGTATCAATATCGTTCGCTTTCATCACATGGACCAATATCCGTTCCCCCGGGGGTTGTACCTTCGCGACTCGAAGCATACGCGGGTATTCGACCCCGAGGCGCTTGATCGCATGGATTACTATATCGCGCAGCTCAAAAAGAACGGCATTTACACATATCTCTGCCTGCTCAACTATCGCCCCATCAGCGCGGCCGACGGTCTGCCGAAAGAGATAGAACAGGCGAAAGGGAACAGCTTTCAGGGACGGCATGCAATAGGGTTTTTCGACAAGCAGATCATCGACCTGCAGAAGGAATTCGCGCACAATCTTCTCACGCATACCAATGCGTACACCGGCAAGCCCTACACCGAGGAGCCGGCGGTCGCATTCGTCGAGGTGAACAATGAGAATGGATTGTTCCATATACTCTACGGCGGCATAGGGAACAGCGGCGGCATCGTCGGGACCTTTCCTGAACTGTATCTGACGCAACTGCGCGGGCTGTGGAACGACTGGCTTATGCAGAAATACGGTTCCGACGATCGCCTGCGATCATCGTGGAATATGAACGACTCTGAGGCGATCGGTGATGAGATGATCCGGAATTTGAATTTCGCCGCCGGTATCGATCAGTGGCTGCTCGAGCAGAACGCGGGGGCGGGGGCGTCCGTTTCCCCCACCGATGATATGCCGCCCAATGTGAGCGGGAAAACCATGCTCATTGAAGTAACGAAGCCGGGAACACAGAGCTGGCATATACGGTTCGAACAGAGGGATATTGCCATTGCCGAGGGGCGTATGTACACGCTCGATTTCTGGGCGAAGGCGGACAGCGCATCCACGATGGATGTCTGCATTTCCATGAATCGTGTCCCCTGGAAAGTGCTCGGTATGATGAACACGATGAAATTGACACCGGTGTGGCAGCGTTTCCATTTCGTATCGCGCATGGGCCAGGCAGACGATACGGCGCGATTGGTCTTCGATCCTCAGATGAAAAAGGGATCGTTCTGGATAGCCGGGGTATCGCTTAAACCCGGCGGGGCGACGGTGAACACTACCGATGAACGGCTTGAGGGGAGGCGCATACCCCTGGTGAAAGGGCCGGGCGAACTTACCGCATCGGCGCAGCGCGACTGGCTTACCTTTCTCTGGGACACCGAGGATCGATACTGGAAGACGATGAAGGGCTATATCAAGAACGATCTCGGGACGAAAGCCATGGTCATCGGCACCATCGTCGGCTGCAGCACGCCCAATCTCATGGCACAATTCGATGCCATCGACTCACACGGCTATTGGCAGCATCCGGCCCCATGGAATTCCAATAACTTTACCGTAGGGTATGCATCGATGGTGAACGATCTCGGCGGTCTTATCCCGAACCTTGCACTTCGCAGCGTCGTCGGGAAACCGTTCTGCATCACCGAATACGCGCATTGCGCGCCCAATACGTTCGTGAGCGAGGGCGATCTTATCCGCGGGGCGTATGCGGGGCTGCAGGATTGGGATTATCTTTCCACATCGCGATTCGCGCATGAAGCGCGCTGGGATCTGGGAAGCATCTGTAATTTCATCGACATCGATCAGCATCCCACAAGGATGATAACGCTTATTCCCGCCGGGGCGATGTACCTTCGCGGCGATGTGCGCGCGGCGAAAGAAACGGTATGCACCAGTATCACCAAAGATCGCGAGATCGATATCCTTCGCACCATCGGCGGACGATGGGATGCCGTGCAGGGCGGACATGCCGGTATCCCCCATGCGACACCGCTCAAACATCGAACCCTCATCGCCGTTGAAGATCGATCACCCCCCGCAGGAACACTTCGCCCGGAGCAGGTCACGGTCGGCGACGATAGGATCATTTCAGATACCGGCGAACTCGATTGGGATCTCAGGAAAAAGCAACGGGGCGTCGTTACGGTGAACACCGCCGGAAGCAAAGCTGTTATCGGATACAGCGGCGGGAACCGCTACGAATTGGGCGATGTAACGATCGAACCGGGGCCGACGCGGCAGGACGGATGGAGCGCCATCACGGTAACGAGAATGGAGGGCGACTCTTCCAAAGGCTCGAGATGGCTCATCACCGCAACAGGATATGTGGAGAATTCGAAAAAGGGATGGACCGTTGTCGTAGACAGGATAGTCGGCAAGGAGAACAGCTGGGGCGAAGGACCGACCATGGTCGAAGGGATACCCGCCCGCGTCAGCATGCCGAGCGCGGCAAGCCGGACGGAAGCTTGGGCTCTCGATGAACGCGGACAAAGGAAAACCAAAGTTGATATCGCTGCGGATGCGAAGGGCAATGCAGTGATCAGCATCGGGCCGAAACACAGAACGTTGTGGTACGAGATCGGTACGCGCTGA
- the frr gene encoding ribosome recycling factor, producing MSAAMKDRMEKALGNFHNELKTVRTGRATAAILDGVKVDAYGQLMPLNQVATVTTPDAKSILVQPWDKGLMQAVEKGIIKGDLGFSPTSDGNVIRIQVPSLTQERREELKKTVRTRAEESKVAVRNIRRDENEVIKNKLKAKDISEDESKKQLDAIQKTTDDYIRKIDELSLGKEKELSAV from the coding sequence ATGTCCGCTGCCATGAAAGACCGTATGGAAAAGGCGCTCGGCAATTTCCACAACGAATTAAAGACCGTGCGTACCGGGCGCGCCACCGCGGCCATTCTCGACGGGGTGAAGGTCGACGCGTACGGCCAGCTTATGCCGCTCAATCAGGTGGCCACCGTCACCACGCCGGACGCGAAATCGATACTCGTGCAGCCGTGGGATAAAGGCCTCATGCAGGCCGTCGAAAAAGGCATCATCAAAGGCGACCTTGGGTTTTCACCCACATCCGACGGCAATGTCATCCGCATACAGGTGCCCTCGCTCACACAGGAGCGGCGCGAAGAGCTCAAGAAGACCGTCCGTACACGCGCTGAGGAATCGAAGGTCGCCGTACGTAATATACGTCGCGACGAGAACGAAGTGATAAAGAATAAGCTGAAGGCGAAGGATATCTCCGAGGACGAATCGAAAAAGCAGCTCGATGCGATACAGAAGACGACCGACGATTACATCAGAAAGATCGATGAGCTTTCGCTCGGCAAAGAGAAAGAACTTTCCGCGGTATAG
- a CDS encoding glutamate--tRNA ligase family protein, which translates to MPRLRTRIAPTPSGHLHIGNIYSFLLTWLMAKRIGMSILLRIDDMDAERSRPEYVDSIFRTLEFAGITWDEGPSGPDDFYRNWGQSCRRHLYDKALETLRDAGTLFACGCSRAALRSSPDGTYPGTYAGRCASACRERGLPFEGDVAWRMRIDADTVSINDHFRGAVTSPFPASMRDVVVRRRDRIPSYQLASVIDDVHFGITHIVRGRDLFDSTCVQVIIGEALSLTAFARTPLIHHPLIAPGGRKLSKSQDAAPVLSAYKDRSLLIRDVLVCAGVNGDHHSLQEMLADADEIIRALSTYPKGVPDSL; encoded by the coding sequence ATGCCACGACTACGCACACGCATAGCGCCGACACCGAGCGGTCATCTGCACATCGGGAACATCTATTCATTCCTGCTTACCTGGCTCATGGCGAAACGCATCGGCATGAGCATTCTCCTTCGCATCGATGATATGGACGCAGAGCGCAGTCGTCCCGAATATGTGGATTCGATATTCCGCACGCTTGAGTTCGCCGGCATCACCTGGGACGAAGGCCCGTCCGGCCCCGATGACTTTTACCGCAACTGGGGCCAATCGTGCCGTCGGCATCTCTATGACAAAGCGCTCGAAACGCTTCGCGATGCCGGCACACTCTTCGCCTGCGGCTGTTCCCGTGCAGCGCTTCGATCATCGCCGGACGGCACGTATCCCGGCACATACGCGGGCAGATGCGCAAGCGCTTGCCGAGAACGCGGACTTCCCTTCGAAGGGGATGTCGCCTGGCGAATGCGCATCGATGCCGATACGGTGTCTATCAACGATCATTTCCGCGGCGCTGTCACCTCGCCGTTCCCTGCAAGCATGCGGGATGTTGTCGTGCGCCGACGGGATAGAATTCCCTCATATCAGCTCGCAAGCGTCATCGACGATGTTCATTTCGGCATCACGCATATCGTCCGCGGGCGTGATCTGTTCGATTCCACCTGCGTGCAAGTCATCATCGGCGAAGCGCTCTCGCTTACCGCGTTCGCACGTACGCCGCTCATTCATCATCCCTTGATCGCACCCGGCGGCAGGAAATTATCGAAATCGCAGGACGCAGCGCCAGTGCTCTCCGCATACAAGGACAGGTCATTGCTCATTCGTGATGTGCTCGTCTGTGCGGGCGTGAACGGCGATCACCATTCGCTTCAGGAAATGCTCGCCGATGCTGATGAGATCATACGGGCATTGAGCACATATCCAAAAGGAGTTCCCGATTCTCTATGA
- a CDS encoding PQQ-binding-like beta-propeller repeat protein, with protein MKKSRIILISIAAFVGALLAAGAWFYLWSTSFSGDIAWKSDSIPAPMQTPTALTLEPLGWPEWLGPTHNNESPVTGIQKDWSHGLKKVWEIGYLCKGAKAMSWSCPAIRGNRLVVPGRDEVNDYIFCLDPENGKLIWLRKYPLAAKNNYGQGQRATPTIDMNNVYTVSREGDVRCHALYDGTLIWEFNITNAGCTPPEWGSAGSPLVYKDRVILHAGGGALAIALDKKTGALLWKSRPAMGCYSTPALMNIGGIDYAVILHKPGISFIHADSGKAAWDIPAGKFATEMMVTTPAVYNEYVFASTMKGGGSIVARVENGRPKKIWQNDAIKSYQSNPVIKDGYIYCYSGMPIINSGSFVCAELATGKKMWETDRIGHGTSIYADGHIICLDIQGNLFLVKPDPKEFILVSEIKHFVPEGKKRTWTKPIIANDKLYIRHGNTLACYRLK; from the coding sequence ATGAAAAAAAGCCGTATCATTCTTATTTCCATTGCAGCGTTCGTCGGCGCACTGTTGGCAGCAGGCGCGTGGTTCTATCTCTGGTCGACCAGTTTTTCCGGCGATATAGCATGGAAGTCGGACAGCATACCGGCACCGATGCAGACACCGACGGCGTTAACGCTTGAGCCCCTTGGATGGCCGGAATGGCTTGGCCCGACGCATAACAATGAAAGTCCCGTCACCGGAATTCAGAAGGATTGGTCGCATGGATTGAAGAAGGTCTGGGAGATAGGATATCTCTGCAAAGGAGCCAAGGCCATGTCCTGGTCATGCCCGGCTATACGGGGGAATCGTCTCGTCGTTCCCGGCAGGGACGAAGTGAACGACTATATCTTCTGTCTCGATCCTGAGAACGGCAAGCTCATCTGGCTTAGAAAATATCCCCTCGCTGCAAAGAACAATTACGGACAGGGTCAGCGCGCCACGCCGACCATCGATATGAACAATGTCTATACCGTTTCGCGCGAGGGTGATGTGCGCTGTCATGCACTCTATGACGGCACATTGATCTGGGAATTCAATATCACCAATGCCGGATGCACGCCGCCGGAATGGGGCTCGGCCGGGTCTCCGCTTGTGTATAAAGACAGGGTGATCCTTCATGCAGGCGGCGGAGCGCTCGCTATCGCGCTCGATAAAAAAACCGGTGCGCTTCTCTGGAAGTCGCGCCCCGCAATGGGCTGTTATTCAACGCCAGCGCTTATGAACATCGGCGGCATCGACTACGCTGTCATACTGCATAAGCCGGGCATCAGTTTCATACACGCCGATTCCGGAAAAGCAGCATGGGATATTCCCGCAGGAAAATTCGCCACCGAGATGATGGTGACGACGCCCGCGGTATATAATGAGTACGTATTCGCAAGCACTATGAAAGGCGGAGGCAGCATCGTAGCGCGCGTAGAGAACGGGAGACCGAAGAAAATTTGGCAGAACGATGCGATAAAGTCGTATCAGTCAAACCCGGTGATCAAGGACGGATATATCTACTGCTACAGCGGCATGCCTATCATCAACAGCGGCTCCTTCGTCTGCGCGGAACTTGCCACCGGGAAAAAGATGTGGGAGACCGACCGCATCGGACACGGCACATCGATCTATGCCGACGGGCATATCATCTGTCTTGACATTCAGGGGAATCTGTTCCTGGTCAAGCCTGATCCGAAGGAATTCATACTTGTCTCGGAGATAAAGCACTTCGTTCCCGAAGGAAAAAAACGCACGTGGACGAAACCCATCATTGCGAACGACAAGCTCTATATCAGGCACGGGAATACGCTCGCCTGCTATCGGCTGAAATAG
- a CDS encoding 30S ribosomal protein THX has translation MGKGDRRTRRGKIWRKSFGKSRKQRKGKKTA, from the coding sequence ATGGGCAAAGGCGACCGCCGCACGCGACGCGGGAAGATATGGCGTAAAAGTTTCGGCAAATCACGCAAGCAGCGCAAAGGCAAAAAGACCGCGTAA
- a CDS encoding hemolysin III family protein — protein MTYDEDFTPGEEFANAAIHGGGALLAIAALIVLIIHSSAHSTQWYPVSFIVYGVTLVFLFTMSTLFHGIRMKPAKDVFEVLDHSGVYVLIAGTYMPFCFVVIGGTMGWVIFGIMWGMTAVGAVLKIFFAKRFILLSTTVYIMMGCTIFLAFGKVIATLPIAGLIWLLLGGAFYTSGTVFYIRRTFRYHHAVWHSFALAGSICHFICIFFFVLPLMP, from the coding sequence ATGACATACGACGAAGATTTCACGCCGGGCGAAGAGTTCGCCAATGCGGCTATACACGGTGGAGGTGCGCTCCTTGCTATCGCCGCGCTTATCGTCCTTATCATCCATTCCTCTGCGCACAGCACCCAATGGTATCCCGTAAGCTTCATTGTCTACGGTGTTACCCTCGTTTTTCTATTCACCATGTCCACGCTCTTTCACGGCATCAGAATGAAGCCGGCAAAGGATGTCTTTGAGGTGCTCGATCATTCCGGTGTCTATGTCCTCATAGCCGGGACCTATATGCCCTTCTGCTTTGTCGTCATCGGCGGAACGATGGGATGGGTCATATTCGGTATCATGTGGGGGATGACGGCGGTCGGCGCCGTGCTCAAGATATTCTTCGCAAAACGCTTCATTCTCCTCTCGACGACAGTATACATCATGATGGGGTGCACGATATTCCTCGCATTCGGGAAGGTCATCGCAACACTGCCGATCGCGGGTTTGATCTGGCTTTTGCTCGGCGGCGCGTTTTACACATCGGGAACAGTGTTCTATATCCGGCGAACGTTCCGCTATCATCATGCGGTGTGGCACAGCTTTGCCCTTGCCGGAAGCATTTGCCACTTCATCTGCATCTTCTTCTTCGTTCTCCCGCTTATGCCGTAG
- a CDS encoding uroporphyrinogen decarboxylase family protein codes for MTPRENIIRNLERKGPERIGMSFDNGRMNDFCGAGIGASSSWKQHRWNENGFEYYDDEWGNVWFRIENMSAGGEIFKPAIEDWSQLASFKLPDFANPMRYAKAKELFAKETERYRVMFIGGFIFASARYLRKMENYFQDLVLERGYIDELHGRMAELIEGIIMQSAHAGADGIFFCEDWGTQKGTLISPDMWRDIYKPLYKRLFGTAHRHGLHVLMHSCGYNWGILDDLAECGVNAFQFDQPHAYGLEKLAAKFRELNVCLYSPVDIQAVMPTGDRARIEDEAKKMIELFDGGLIAKNYPDLKGIGVAKEWDEWAYDVFERATHESKVLTA; via the coding sequence ATGACACCACGCGAGAATATCATCAGGAACCTTGAACGGAAAGGCCCTGAACGCATAGGGATGAGCTTTGATAACGGCAGAATGAACGATTTCTGCGGAGCCGGCATCGGCGCATCGTCGTCATGGAAGCAGCATCGCTGGAACGAGAACGGTTTCGAGTATTACGACGACGAATGGGGCAATGTCTGGTTTCGCATCGAGAACATGAGCGCGGGCGGCGAGATCTTCAAGCCCGCCATTGAGGATTGGTCGCAGCTCGCGTCGTTCAAGCTCCCCGACTTCGCGAACCCGATGCGTTACGCAAAGGCGAAGGAGCTCTTCGCCAAGGAGACCGAGCGCTACCGCGTCATGTTCATCGGCGGCTTCATATTCGCGAGCGCACGGTATCTCCGGAAGATGGAGAATTATTTCCAGGACCTCGTCCTTGAGCGCGGATATATCGATGAACTCCACGGACGAATGGCCGAACTCATCGAAGGCATCATCATGCAAAGTGCACATGCCGGTGCTGACGGCATATTCTTCTGCGAGGACTGGGGCACACAGAAGGGCACGCTCATATCCCCCGACATGTGGCGCGACATCTATAAGCCGCTCTACAAGCGTCTCTTCGGCACAGCGCACCGGCATGGCCTCCATGTGCTCATGCACTCCTGCGGCTACAACTGGGGCATTCTCGATGATCTTGCCGAATGCGGTGTGAACGCGTTCCAATTCGACCAGCCGCATGCCTACGGCCTCGAGAAGCTCGCGGCGAAATTCCGCGAACTGAACGTATGCCTTTATTCGCCGGTGGATATTCAGGCGGTGATGCCGACGGGTGACCGAGCACGCATCGAAGATGAAGCGAAGAAGATGATAGAACTTTTCGACGGCGGGCTTATTGCCAAGAATTATCCCGATCTCAAAGGGATCGGTGTTGCGAAGGAATGGGATGAGTGGGCGTACGATGTGTTTGAACGCGCAACGCACGAAAGCAAAGTTCTTACGGCGTAA